GCGGTGGGAGGATTGATTGCTGTTCCTTTACCTTTCACTCCTGTTCCTATTACTCTTCAGACATTTTTCATTTTTCTGGCAGGGGCTCTACTGGGGAAGTATCTGGGGGCTTTAAGTCAACTGATATATCTTCTCCTGGGAGTTGTCGGACTTCCGGTTTTTGCTAAAGGCTCAAGTGGAATTGGTATTCTTCTGGGACCTACTGGTGGGTACCTGATAGGGTTTATCCCTGCTGCTTTCCTTATTGGGTGTATATTGGAGAGAAG
The sequence above is drawn from the bacterium genome and encodes:
- a CDS encoding biotin transporter BioY, producing the protein MLLKTKGMILCALFAALTAVGGLIAVPLPFTPVPITLQTFFIFLAGALLGKYLGALSQLIYLLLGVVGLPVFAKGSSGIGILLGPTGGYLIGFIPAAFLIGCILERREKPPLGLIFLAMVVGLLAIYLPGVGWLMWVARLSLVKGLLLGVLPFLPGDAVKIVVGALIVGRAMRLRRE